A stretch of Cicer arietinum cultivar CDC Frontier isolate Library 1 chromosome 5, Cicar.CDCFrontier_v2.0, whole genome shotgun sequence DNA encodes these proteins:
- the LOC101492330 gene encoding probable beta-1,4-xylosyltransferase IRX9H, which produces MASIRRTLSPAYHERHYINGAFSTSSPSHKLPSSNGNYSALTASFQRLIGGVFTRRYNRKGQWRKIAYRCVLCFFAGFLLGMFPFGNLVHEIPHQKINNNIAFDVNKTPRADAKLIIDDHVPEKRVDVTVGDDDKGFVIDPVSLSLRVDNAEKVKDLVEPEKFDFVARKQLIVVTPTYNRAFQSYFLNRLGQVLRLVPPPLLWVVVEMNSASMETAELLRKTGVMYRHLVCTKNSTDVKDRGVHQRNRALEHIEYHKLDGIVYFADDDNVYSLELFQKMRDISRFGTWPVAMLAPSKNKAILEGPVCNGSQVIGWHTNEKSKRLRRFHVDMSGFAFNSTILWDPKRWRRPTTNSIRQLDSVKEGFQETTFIEQLVEDERQMDGLPPGCMKIMNWHLHLDVHNVVYPKGWMLKKNLDAVVPIK; this is translated from the exons ATGGCGTCAATTCGCCGGACACTATCTCCTGCGTATCACGAGCGTCACTACATAAACGGCGCCTTTTCAACGTCGTCTCCGTCTCACAAACTTCCTTCTTCAAACGGAAATTACTCTGCTCTAACAGCGTCGTTTCAGAGATTAATCGGTGGTGTTTTCACGCGCCGTTACAATCGAAAAGGACAATGGAGAAAAATAGCATACAGGTGCGTGCTTTGTTTCTTCGCTGGATTTTTACTAGGAATGTTTCCTTTTGGTAATCTTGTTCATGAAATTCCTCATCAAAAAATCAACAACAATATTGCTTTTGATGTAAACAAAACTCCACGCGCCGACGCTAAATTGATTATCGATGATCATGTTCCGGAGAAGCGCGTGGATGTCACTGTCGGTGATGATGATAAGGGTTTTGTAATTGATCCTGTGAGTTTGAGTTTGCGTGTGGACAATGCTGAGAAGGTGAAGGATTTGGTTGAACCTGAGAAGTTTGATTTTGTTGCCAGGAAGCAATTGATTGTGGTGACACCGACTTATAACCGCGCTTTTCAGTCGTATTTTTTGAATAGGTTAGGTCAGGTTTTGCGGTTGGTTCCGCCGCCGCTTCTTTGGGTGGTGGTGGAAATGAATTCTGCTTCTATGGAAACTGCTGAATTGTTGAGGAAAACGGGTGTGATGTATAGGCATTTGGTGTGTACTAAGAACTCAACTGATGTGAAAGACAGAGGAGTTCATCAGAGGAATAGAGCTTTGGAGCATATTGAATATCATAAACTTGATGGGATTGTTTACTTTGctgatgatgataatgtataCTCTCTTGAGTTGTTTCAGAAAATGAGAGATATCAG TCGTTTTGGCACTTGGCCTGTCGCCATGCTTGCACCAAGCAAGAACAAGGCTATTTTGGAGGGTCCAGTATGCAATGGAAGCCAAGTGATTGGGTGGCATACAAATGAGAAAAGTAAAAGACTTCGAAGATTTCATGTTGATATGTCTGGATTTGCATTCAACAGCACAATCTTGTGGGATCCAAAGCGATGGCGACGCCCTACTACAAATTCTATTCGGCAATTAGACTCGGTGAAGGAGGGTTTTCAA GAGACCACCTTTATAGAACAATTGGTCGAAGATGAGAGACAAATGGACGGTTTGCCTCCTGGTTgtatgaaaataatgaactggCATCTCCATTTGGATGTTCATAATGTAGTTTATCCAAAGGGTTGGATGCTTAAGAAAAACCTAGATGCTGTCGTACCCATCAAGTAA